In Plutella xylostella chromosome 4, ilPluXylo3.1, whole genome shotgun sequence, a genomic segment contains:
- the LOC105386178 gene encoding transcription initiation factor TFIID subunit 5 codes for MGEKSTPLLAVLQLLRKYNLKGTEEILRKEASLSDTEIGNLDLPEVELASILTSHHTESDPYSYEFAYDSLKKFIDNSLDVYKHELSTLLYPVFVHMYLSLILYDHNEHAAKFLDKFGKEQEDYYLDDLAKLAIVKSKDQIKGNELAEIYTANKFVVQFSRDASSQLKRFLHEQKNSTVIINIINNHIQIEVHDGPGRSLAQVRANTGGVLGEATRNENRAKVYYGLLKEPDIQVLPPTVEDEEEVEETPDKPKKKKAKKDNIFMKKPKSDPNAPPNDRIPLPELKENDKIEKGKAIREATKRVQLGPESLPSICFYTLLNSGHTAICSDICDDSSLLAVGFNNSTIKVWTLTPVKLRGMKSAEKLQDIDKEAGDVLVRMMEEKDRDTARTLFGHAGPVYRVAFDPFRNLLLSCSEDATIRLWSLQCWTCLVVYRGHVWPVWDVRWSPHGHYFASGGHDRTARLWATDQHQPLRIFAGHLSDVDCVQFHPNSNYVATGSSDRTVRLWDCVTGGQVRIMTGHKLSIFALAFSVCGRYLASSGGGGGGGGGAGGGEVRVWDLASGAPAVVLPPAHAAPAHALAFSRDGTVLASGSLDNTIKLWDFALATDETTAEEPVGAPTTAQKEEKLLLRSFATKNSPVTSLHFTRRNLLLAVGTYEGSS; via the exons ATGGGGGAGAAATCCACCCCCCTCCTTGCAGTTTTGCAACTTCTTCGAAAATACAACTTGAAG GGCACAGAAGAGATTCTACGTAAAGAGGCCAGTTTAAGTGACACAGAGATTGGAAACTTAGATCTGCCAGAAGTCGAATTAGCCAGCATCCTAACATCCCATCATACCGAAAGTGATCCATACAGTTACGAGTTTGCTTATGATAGCCTCAAGAAATTTATAGACAATTCTTTGGATGTTTATAAG CATGAGTTGTCTACACTTCTGTATCCAGTTTTTGTGCATATGTATTTGAGCCTTATATTATATGACCACAATGAACATGCAGCAAAGTTCTTGGACAAGTTTGGCAAAGAACAGGAAGACTATTATCTGGACGACCTTGCCAAGTTGGCTATTGTCAAGAGTAAAGATCAAATCAAAGGCAATGAACTGGCTGAAATTTATAC TGCAAACAAGTTTGTGGTTCAGTTTTCAAGAGATGCCTCCTCGCAGTTGAAGCGGTTTCTGCATGAGCAGAAGAACTCCACCGTTATAATCAATATCATCAACAATCACATCCAGATAGAGGTCCACGACGGTCCCGGGAGGAGCCTGGCGCAGGTGCGGGCCAACACTGGAGGTGTCCTGGGAGAAGCTACTAGAAATG aaaaccgTGCCAAGGTATACTACGGACTGCTGAAGGAGCCGGACATCCAGGTGCTGCCGCCCACCGTAGAGGATGAGGAGGAAGTTGAGGAGACTCCGGACAAACCCAAGAAGAAGAAAGCTAAAAAAGACAACATCTTTATGAAAAAACCAAAGTCTGATCCAAATGCTCCTCCTAATGATAGGATTCCATTGCCTGAACT GAAGGAGAACGACAAAATAGAAAAGGGCAAAGCCATTAGAGAAGCAACAAAGAGGGTGCAGCTCGGGCCGGAGAGCCTGCCGTCCATCTGCTTCTACACGCTGCTGAACAGCGGGCACACCGCCATATGTTCAGACATTTGTGACGACTCCTCGCTACTGGCGGTGGGCTTTAACAACTCCACTATTAAG GTGTGGACTCTAACACCGGTCAAATTGCGCGGCATGAAATCAgcagaaaagttacaagacaTTGATAAAGAAGCAg GCGACGTGCTGGTGCGCATGATGGAGGAGAAGGACCGCGACACGGCGCGCACGCTGTTCGGCCACGCGGGGCCCGTGTACCGCGTGGCCTTCGACCCCTTCCGCAACCTGCTGCTGTCCTGCTCCGAGGACGCTACCA TCCGCCTGTGGTCTCTACAATGCTGGACGTGCCTAGTCGTGTACCGCGGGCACGTGTGGCCCGTGTGGGACGTGCGCTGGTCCCCGCACGGCCACTACTTCGCGTCGGGCGGCCACGACCGCACGGCGCGCCTGTGGGCCACCGACCAGCACCAGCCGCTACGGATCTTCGCTGGGCACCTGTCTGATGTTGAT TGTGTGCAGTTCCACCCGAACTCGAACTACGTGGCGACGGGGTCGAGCGACCGCACGGTGCGCCTGTGGGACTGCGTCACCGGCGGCCAGGTGCGCATCATGACGGGGCACAAG CTATCAATCTTCGCGCTAGCATTCTCCGTGTGCGGGCGCTACTTAGCATcctcgggcggcggcggcggcggcggcgggggcgcggggggcggtgAGGTGCGCGTGTGGGACCTGGCCAGCGGCGCGCCCGCCGTGGTCCTGCCGCCCGCGCACGCCGCGCCTGCGCATGCGCTGGCGTTTAGTCGCGACGGGACTGTGCTTGCTTCAG GATCACTGGATAACACAATCAAGCTGTGGGACTTCGCACTAGCTACCGATGAGACGACGGCCGAGGAGCCAGTCGGAGCCCCCACGACGGCGCAGAAGGAAGAGAAACTACTCCTGAGATCATTCGCCACCAAAAACTCTCCCGTCACCAGCCTGCATTTCACTAGACGTAATCTGCTCTTAGCAGTCGGCACGTATGAAGGAAGTTCGTAG